From Punica granatum isolate Tunisia-2019 chromosome 1, ASM765513v2, whole genome shotgun sequence:
GATTCATTATCAAGACAGTTTATCCTAACCTTCGGATTGACAGACCTTGAATTTTCTCCAACTTTATGAAGAGGGTTTGGGCTCGCTGCTTCTTGCTTACGGTCCTCAACCACATCGAGCACTCCGTCCTCTCTAATGCGGAAGACGATATAATCTTCATCAGTAGAATTTGCCCAACTAGAGTCATTTGGCCAGTTTTCGGCTAAGGCCCGATTCATACAACTTTCGGAGCCATGGATTTGACCTCTATCTTTCTCGCTTCTCTTGTGGCTCGGAAAACTTCTCTTGCTTTTATCCCGTTCTTTCCCAGCTTCCGAGACAATAGCCATGTTTCTATTCGGAGTAGATGAAGGAAATTCACCAGTCTTGCTCTGCGGAACAACAAAAggatatcaaaatatacgagtTGCCCTgtcaaaaatacaataaatggATCACTTGTTGAATGCATTTCTCTTGTACCCCGAGAGAAAGCTGCAGTCTCGGAACAATGCTCCGTCACACCCAAATCATCCTCAATATCAACGATCAGCAGGAAGAAGAGGGCAGGAgtgaatatttgaatttgaaaagagaATTCATAAATGAAAGATTAATTACATTATTAACAGCCAATTTGgtaaaaagagaaataaatggAGATATAAATGGCAAGCTCCACgagtatttatatatacatatatgtactAATATATACACTCCAATGGGGataatatatgttttcatTGACATTCTCAAACAGAGAAGAATCTAATGAAAGCTTCGACAATTTTACATCTAGCTTCTTTGTTCCCAGTCCGAGTAATGAGCCATAATAGCCATTAAAATTAAGGACCTATTTGGTAGGCCGGAATCAGATTTGGAATGTGATAGGCAATTCATATATTATCAATAACTACAAAGATAGGAACAGATCTACTCTTCAGAAAATTCGAAAAGGAAACTGAAAAGTATGTTAAAAGTCGGCAAAAGTACAAGCCAAGGGCTCCAAACATCCCAATGCCAATGAGCGAATGTTCATTTGAAAGGTGACAGAACATTTCCCGTCAACTAATTATTTCGACAACATCAAACGTTGACAAACAGATACAAGCAGATAAAAAGGTAATCGATAACAAGAGATAGATATAGAATTCCATTATCTGAGCATATGAGGTAGATGGTTTTCGGGGACTTAGGAGAAACATTAAACTACATTGAGCTAGTAATCCATCACTTCCAACAACGGGGCAGCTCCC
This genomic window contains:
- the LOC116206150 gene encoding protein BREAKING OF ASYMMETRY IN THE STOMATAL LINEAGE, which codes for MAIVSEAGKERDKSKRSFPSHKRSEKDRGQIHGSESCMNRALAENWPNDSSWANSTDEDYIVFRIREDGVLDVVEDRKQEAASPNPLHKVGENSRSVNPKVRINCLDNESSAEPVQRCNYGQISNRDRERTADSNLMISENQNDEMGEESTRMRYDQIELDEENEGAQGRQSAGSDGSFSFPGLGWDWIGSPVEMPQPVERRRRTLRILFHCFKF